One Streptomyces formicae genomic window, TGACCGCGATGGAGCGCTCGTTCCCCGAACGGATCATCGCCACCACGCTCGGTACGCCCACGGCGCGCAGCCGTTCGACCGTGGCCACCGCCGCCGCGGTCGCGTACCCCTTGCCCCAGGCCGGGCGGGCGAGGCGCCAGCCGATCTCGATCTCGCCGGTGGGGCCCCAGTCTCGGGGCCAGGGCTGGGCGCCGGTGAAGCCGATCGGCTCGCCGTCCGCGTCGAGCAACGTCCACAGGCAGTAGCCCAGTTCGGCGTCGTGTCTGCGCTGGCGCGCGGTCAGCTCCTCGTACATGGAGAGCTCGGCCGACGTGCCGCCGAAGAACTCCATGACCTCGGGGTCGTCGAAGAGCCGGTGCCAGGCGAAGGCGTCCTCATGGGTGGGAACCCGCAGGTGCACGGCGGGCAGGGTCGCTGTCTGGTCGCTCACGTGTGGCCCTTCGGCTGGCTGATCGGTACCGCCTCATAGACTGCCCATATCCCGTGCCCGTCGGCACAATGATTTCGAGCCTTGGGGAGAACCCGCCGTGACCGAGCCCCTCTCCGAACACTCAGCGGACGTCATCGTCGTCGGCGCCGGGCCCGCAGGGTCGACGACGGCGTACTACCTGGCCAAGGCCGGGCTCGACGTCCTGCTCCTGGAGAAGACCGCGTTCCCGAGGGAGAAGGTCTGCGGCGACGGCCTCACCCCCCGCGCCACGAAGCAGCTCGTGTCCATGGGAATCGACATCTCCGAAGAGGCGGGCTGGCTCAGGAACAAGGGCCTGCGCATCATCGGCGGCGGCATGCGCCTCCAGCTGGATTGGCCGGATCTCGCCTCCTACCCGGACTACGGCCTGGTCCGCAAGCGCGACGACTTCGACGAGCAGCTCGCCAGGCAGGCGCAGAAGGCGGGCGCCCGCCTGCACGAGCGGTGCAACGTGGGCGAGCCGATCATCGACGACCGCACGGGCCGCGTCACCGGCGTGCACGCCAAGCTCGGCGAGGAGAAGACTCCGGTCACCTTCCACGCCCCGCTCGTCGTCGCCGCCGACGGCAACTCCTCGCGGATCTCCCTCGCCATGGGCCTGCACAGGCGCGAGGACCGCCCGATGGGCGTCGCCGTACGGACGTACTTCACCTCGCCCCGCCACGACGACGACTACCTGGAGTCGTGGCTGGAGCTGTGGGACCGGCGCGGACCGGGCGAGGACCGGCTGCTGCCCGGCTACGGCTGGATCTTCGGCATGGGCGACGGCACCTCCAACGTGGGCCTCGGCATCCTCAACTCCTCCAAGGCCTTCCGCGAGCTGGACTGGCGCGAGGTCCTCAAGGCGTGGTGCGCCTCGATGCCCGAGGACTGGGGCTACACCCCGGAGAACATGACGATGCCGATCCGCGGCGCCGCCCTGCCGATGGCCTTCAACCGCCAGCCGCACTACACCAAGGGCCTGCTCCTGGTCGGCGACGCGGGCGGCCTGGTGAACCCGTTCAACGGCGAGGGCATCGCGTACGCCATGGAGTCGGGCCAGATCGCGGCGGACGTCATCGTGCAGGCACACGCGCGTGCCACCCCCGCCCAGCGCGAACTGGCGCTCCTGAACTACCCGCAGACCCTCAAGGACGTCTACGGCGGCTACTACACGCTGGGCCGCGCCTTCGTGAAGCTCATCGGCAACCCGAAGGTCATGAAGATCGCGACCCAGCGCGGTCTGACCCACCCGGTCCTGATGAAGTTCACGCTGAAGATGCTCGCCAACCTGACCGACCCGACGGGCGGCGACGCGATGGACCGGATCATCAACGGGCTGAGCAAGGTGGCTCCGAAGGCGTGACCCAGGAGCACGGCGGCCCCGCTTCGGTGGACCGGGCGCTCGACCTCCTGGAGGCGGTGGCCCGGGCCCCCGAACCGGTCGGCGCCAAGGCGCTCGCCGGTGAACTGGGCTGCGCCCTCTCGACCGTGTACCACCTGCTCGCCCCGCTCACCGCGCGCGGGCACGTGGCGCGCACCCCGGACGGCTTCGCGCTCGGCCCGCGCGTACCCGCCCTGTACCGCTCCTTCCAGCGGCACGCGGGGGTCGACGCGGGCACCCGCAAGCTGCTGCTCGGCGTACGCAGGACGGCCGGTGCCCACGCCTACCTCAGCGCCCGCAGGGGCGGCCGGATCGCCGTCGTCGACAGCACCACGGCCGTACTGGCCGACGGTGGCGACCCGTTCGAGGTCGGTGTCGACCAGGGCGCGCACGCCACCGCGCACGGCAAGGTGCTGCTCGCCTCGCTCGGCAGGGCGGCCAGGCGGCGCTATCTGGACGAGCACGGCCTGCCGAGGCTGACCGAGCACACCATCACGAGCCCCGACCGGTTCGAGGCCGAGCTGCGCCGGGTGCGGGCGGCGGGTGTCGCGGTGTCGGTGGGGGAGACGGATCCGGCGTACACCTGTGTGGCCGTACCGCTCGGCGACGGGGTCCGGGCCCTGTCGGTGTCCCTGCCGACCGCGGAGTTCCGCGGGCGGCGGCGGGAGTTGACCGGCGTCCTGACGCGGGCCGCGCGGCGGGGCATTCCGGCAGCGTCGGAATAGCGGCCCGTCGCGCTTGCCGACGCGGCGGTGCGGGCGGACGCTGGCCGCATGATTTTCATCGCCGTCAAGTTCACCGTCCGCCCCGAGCACAGCGACAGCTGGATCGAGCGGACCGCCGCGTTCACCGCCGCCACCCGTGCCGAGCCGGGCAACGTCTTCTTCGAGTGGTCCCGCTCCGTCGAGGACCCGAACCAGTTCGTGCTCCTGGAGGCGTTCGCCGACGGGGACGCGGGCGCCGCGCACGTCGGCTCCGACCACTTCAAGGCCGGTTTGGAGACGATGGGCGAGCTCATCGCCTCGGTGCCGCAGATCGTGAACACCGAGATCGAGGGCAGCGGTTGGTCCGCGATGGCGGAGCTCTCGCCGAAGAACGACTGAGGGAAACGCTCGCGGGGCGGCTGAGAGGCCGTCTCAGGGCATGCCGAGGGCCGGAACCCCCCAGGGGGGTTCCGGCCCTCGGTCGTGTCTCTAAGAGGCCGTCAGAGGACGCGCACGGCGCCCGAGGCCGGGTAACCCGACAGGTCCTGGATGACAACGCCCTTGCTGGGGTTGGCGGCGTCCAGGTACTGGCCGTTACCGATGTACACACCGACGTGGTACGCGGAGCCCTTGCCGCCCCAGTACAGGATGTCGCCGACCTGGAGGTTCGAGGTGCCGACCTCGGTGCCCATCGTCGACTGGTCCTGCGAGACGCGCGGGAGGTCCACGCCCGCCTGCTTGAACGCGGCCTGCACGAGGCTGGAGCAGTCCCAGGCGTTGGGGCCCGAGGCACCCATCACGTAGGCGTCGCCGAGCTGCGACTTGAGGAAGCTGATGACCGAGCCGACGCTGCCGCTGGCCGGGGGAGCGACCGAGTCGGAGGAGCTCGCGGAGGAGCCGCCGCCGGACTGCGTGGTCAGGTTGGTGCGCTCGGCCGAGCGCGAGGCGCGCTCCTGCTCCGCCTTCTTCTTGGCGGCGGCCTCGGCCTTGCGCTTGGCCTCGGCCTTCTTCTCGGCCTGCGCCTGGTCTTCCTTGGCCTGCTTGGCGGCCTTGGAGGCGGCGGCGTCCTGCTCGGCGCGCGACTCGTAGGAGTCGGCGGCCTGCTGGGTGACGTCGGCGGAGTGCGCGATCTGGGCGGACAGATCGGCGGTGAGCGTGGGCATCTCGATGGTCTCGGTCACCGGCTCGGCCGCGTTCGCCGTACCGGCCGCCGCGGCCACTGCCAGGGTGCTGAGGACGCCACCGGCAACTCCGGCGCGCAGGGCGACCTTCGTGGCGCTGCGACGGGGCTTCCGGTGGCTGGGTATGTGAGCGGTGTGGGACATGAGACCAACCGCTATCAGGGACTCAGGGTTCCCTTCAAGAAACGTGTCCTGCGCCACAGTTGCCCGTGGCGCGGCCGAATCCCGGGCGTGTCGCTTCTTATTGACGCCGTAACGGGCAATGCGGACACGGCCGATCACGCCTGTGATCATGGGTTTTCTGTGATACGTCCGAATTGCCCTTGGTCTACCACCGGTTGAGCCGGTTGGCCAAGCCCGGTTTATTCGCCGCACGGGCCCCTGTGGCACAGGTCACACGGGCACCCTCTCGGGGGTCTCCCTGAGACCTGGCTGAGACCTCCCTGAGATCTCCCGGAGTTTTCGGGTGCCCGCTCACCCCTGGATCACTCGTCGCCCGACCGTTCGTGAATCGGTGCACGCGTCCACATCCGTCCACACCTCTCCCGCCAAAGTGTGAACGCGGCTCCACTATCAAGCGATGCCGTCCAGCACCAATTTGCGCCGGAGTCACCTGTCTTGATAGAGCGGCAGGCTCTCGACCAGGGGCAACTCGCCAAGATGTCACCTCTAGTGATCACTCAGGCGCTTCGCGTACGAAGATCACCGCTCATCCGACTTCATGATCCTTCGTCAGGTGGTGGAGATCACAAAGCCGTTGTCGCACCCCGTGTCGCAGATCACAGACCGCCGGGCATAAGATGCGGGGCAGTTGGGCTTGTGACCTGCTTCACATGTGCGCGATCTTCGATGGGATTCGGGGCGCGGTCCGACGCAACCGCCAACAGTCAGTGCCGACTGAGAGGAGCGAGGAGCGTGAACGCCTATGCGCCCATCCTCGTGCTGGGAGCCCTCGGGGCAGGCTTTGCGATCTTCTCCGTGGTCATGGCCACGCTTATCGGTCCAAAGCGGTACAACCGAGCCAAGCTCGAGGCGTACGAGTGCGGCATCGAGCCGACGCCGACGCCGGCCGGTGGTGGGCGATTTCCCATCAAGTACTACCTGACGGCGATGCTCTTCATCGTCTTCGACATCGAGATCGTCTTCCTTTACCCCTGGGCCGTCACCTTCGACGCCCTCGGGATTTTCGGGCTCGTGGAGATGCTGCTCTTCGTGCTCACCGTCTTCGTCGCGTACGCGTACGTATGGCGGCGCGGCGGCCTGGAATGGGACTAAAGGTCTGAGGGGCAAAGAGCATGGGACTCGAAGAGAAACTGCCGAGCGGATTTCTGCTGACCACCGTCGAACAGGCCGCGGGCTGGGTGCGCAAGTCATCCGTCTTCCCCGCCACGTTCGGTCTCGCGTGCTGCGCCATCGAGATGATGACGACGGGCGCGGGGCGCTACGACCTGGCGCGCTTCGGCATGGAGGTCTTCCGCGGTTCGCCGCGCCAGGCGGACCTGATGATCGTGGCCGGACGGGTGAGCCAGAAGATGGCGCCCGTGCTGCGGCAGGTCTATGACCAGATGCCCAACCCCAAGTGGGTCATTTCCATGGGGGTTTGCGCCTCATCGGGTGGGATGTTCAACAATTACGCGATTGTGCAGGGTGTGGACCATGTTGTCCCTGTTGACATCTATTTGCCCGGTTGTCCGCCGCGCCCCGAGATGCTGATGGACGCGATTCTCAAGCTCCACCAGAAGATCCAGGGCTCCAAGCTCGGCGTGAACGCGGAAGAAGCGGCCCGTGAGGCGGAGGAGGCGGCCCTCAAGGCGCTCCCCACCATCGAGATGAAGGGGCTGCTGCGGTGAGCGACGCGCACGGCTCGCACGACGAGCACCTGAACGGCAACGGCGTCCCGGCGCCGCGCGACGAGGCCGGCAGGGTCATCGGCGTACGCAAGGGCATGTTCGGCGCCGACAGCGGCGGCGACACCTCCGGCTACGGCGGACTCGTCCGCACGATCACGCTGCCCGGCGCCTCCTCGCGCCCCTACGGCGGCTGGTTCGACGAGGTCGCCGACGAGTTGGAGGGGGCCCTGGAGGAACAGGGCCTCGTCCCGGAGAACGCGATCGAGAAGACGGTCGTCGACCGGGGCGAACTCACCTTCCACATCGCGCGCGAGCACCTCCTGCGCGTCGCCCAGACCCTGCGCGACGACCCGGCGCTGCGCTTCGAGCTCTGCACCGGCGTCAGTGGCGTGCACTTCGAGGGCGACAAGGGCCGCGAGCTGCACGCCGTCTACCACCTGCGCTCGCTCACCCACGGCCGACTGATCCGCGTCGAGGTCAGTGCCCCCGACGCCGACCCGCACGTCCCCTCCCTCGTCACGGTCTATCCGACCAACGACTGGCACGAGCGCGAGACGTACGACTTCTTCGGCCTGATCTTCGACGGTCACCCGGCGTTGACGCGGATCATGATGCCGGACGACTGGCAGGGCTTCCCGCAGCGCAAGGACTACCCCCTCGGCGGCATCCCCGTCGAGTACAAGGGCGCCCAGATCCCGGCTCCGGACCAGCGGAGGTCGTACAGCTGATGTCTGCCACTCAGGGAACTTCCCCCGCTTCCGCTCGCGAGACGACCGAGGGGACCGTATATACGGTCACCGGCGGCGACTGGGACGAGGTCGTCCAGTCGGCGGCCAAGACCGACGACGAGCGCATCATCGTCAACATGGGTCCCCAGCACCCCTCCACGCACGGTGTGCTCCGGCTGATCCTGGAGATCGACGGCGAGACCGTCACCGAGGCCCGCTGCGGCATCGGCTATCTGCACACGGGCATCGAGAAGAACCTCGAATACCGCACGTGGACGCAGGGCACGACGTTCGTCACGCGCATGGACTACCTGACGCCGTTCTTCAACGAGACGGCGTACTGCCTCGGTGTCGAGAAGCTCCTCGGCATCGAGGACCAGATCCCGGACCGTGCCTCGATCATCCGCGTGCTCCTGATGGAGCTCAACCGGCTCTCCTCGCACCTGGTGTGCATCGCCACCGGCGGCATGGAGCTCGGCGCGACGACGATCATGATCTACGGCTTCCGTGATCGTGAACTCATTCTCGACATCTACGAGTTGATCACCGGCCTGCGGATGAACCACGCGTACATCCGGCCCGGCGGACTCGCCCAGGACCTGCCCCCGGGCGCCGTGGACCAGGTCCGCGAGTTCGTGAAGAAGATGAAGAAGAACCTCCCGGAGTACGACAAGCTCGCCACCGGGAACCCCATCTTCAAGGCCCGCATGCAGGACGTCGGCTACCTGGACCTCTCCGGCTGCATGGCGCTCGGCGCCACGGGCCCCGTCCTGCGCTCCGCGGGCCTCCCGCACGACCTGCGCAAGACGGACCCCTACTGCGGCTACGAGACCTACGACTTCGACGTCCCGACCGCCGACACCTGCGACTCCTACGGGCGCTTCCTGATCCGCCTGGAAGAGATGCGCCAGTCGCTGCGGATCGTCGAGCAGTGCCTGGACCGGCTCGCCCCCGGTCCCGTCATGGTCGAGGACAAGAAGATCGCCTGGCCCGCGCAACTGGCGCTCGGCCCGGACGGGTTGGGCAACTCGCTCGACCACATCAAGAAGATCATGGGCACCTCCATGGAGGCCCTCATCCACCACTTCAAGCTGGTGACCGAGGGCTTCAGGGTCCCGCCGGGGCAGGCGTACACGGCGGTCGAGTCGCCCAAGGGCGAACTCGGCGTGCACGTCGTCTCCGACGGGGGCACCCGCCCCTACCGGGTCCACTTCCGCGACCCGTCCTTCACCAACCTTCAGGCCATGGCGGCGATGTGCGAGGGCGGCCAGGTCGCCGACGTCATCGTCGCCGTCGCGTCCATCGACCCCGTGATGGGAGGCGTCGACCGGTGACCACCACCCCCTCCGAGCAGGGCGCGGGCGTCAGCCTGGGCATGCCCCAACTCCCCGCCCCCGACTACCCGGCCGACGTGCGCGCCAGGCTCGACGCGGACGCCAAGGAGGTCATCGCCCGCTACCCGGACTCGCGCTCCGCCCTCCTTCCCCTGCTGCACCTGGTGCAGTCCGAAGAGGGGCACGTCACGCGCACGGGCATGCGGTTCTGCGCCGAGGCGCTCGGCCTGACCACGGCCGAGGTCACCGCGGTCGCGACCTTCTACACCATGTACCGGCGCAAGCCGTCGGGCGACTACCAAGTCGGCGTCTGCACCAACACGTTGTGCGCGGTGATGGGCGGCGACGCGATCTTCGACGAGCTCAAGCAGCACCTCGGCGTCGGCAACGACGAGACGACCGAGGACGGCAAGATCACGCTCGAACACATCGAGTGCAACGCCGCCTGCGACTTCGCCCCCGTGGTGATGGTCAACTGGGAGTTCTTCGACAACCAGACGCCCGACTCCGCCAAGCGGCTCGTCGACGACCTGCGCGCGGGCGTGCCGGTGGAGCCCACGCGCGGCGCGTCGATCTGCACGTACAAGGAGACCGCCCGGATCCTGGCGGGCTTCCCCGACGAGCGGCCCGGTGCCGTCGAGGCGAGCGGCGGCGCGGGCCCCGCCTCGCTGATCGGACTGCGCCTGGCCAAGGGCGAGTTGCCGCAGCCCCGCGTGGTGCACCCGCGCGCGGGCGGGCCCGCGGACGAGGCGCCCGCCGAGCACCTCAGCTCGCACGACGCACCGCAGCAGACCTCGGCATCCGACCCGGCCCACCCGGCCGGACCGACCGCCGAGGAGGGGGAGTGATGACCTTGGCAGCCGAGATCGACAACGAGACCAGCCCCGAGAAGCTGCTCGCACCGGTCCTTTCGGCGTTCTGGGACGAGGACAAGTCCTGGACGCTGGAGACCTACCGCCGTCACGACGGGTACGAAGGGCTGCGCAAGGCCCTCGCCATGGACCCGGACGACCTCATCGCCTACGTGAAGGACTCGGGCCTGCGGGGCAGGGGCGGCGCGGGCTTCCCCACCGGAATGAAGTGGCAGTTCATTCCGCAGGGCGATGGCAAGCCGCACTATCTAGTTGTCAACGCCGACGAGTCGGAGCCGGGGACCTGCAAGGACATCCCGCTCCTCTTCGCGAACCCGCATTCCCTCATCGAGGGGATCGTGATCGCGTGCTACGCGATCCGTTCGTCGCATGCCTTCATCTATCTGCGGGGCGAGGTCGTCCCCGTGCTGCGCAGGCTGCACGAGGCCGTCCGCGAGGCCTATGCGGCGGGCTACCTCGGCAAGAACGTCCTGGGCAGCGGACTCGACCTCGAACTCACCGTGCACGCGGGCGCGGGCGCGTACATCTGCGGTGAGGAGACCGCGCTGCTCGACTCGCTCGAAGGCCGTCGAGGCCAACCGCGACTGCGTCCCCCTTTCCCTGCGGTCGCGGGCCTTTACGCATGCCCCACTGTCGTGAACAACGTCGAGTCCATCGCATCCGTTCCCGCGATCCTCAACCGAGGAAAAGACTGGTTCAAGTCGATGGGGAGCGAGAAGTCGCCCGGCTTCACGCTCTATTCGCTCAGCGGGCACGTCACGAGCCCGGGGCAGTACGAGGCGCCGCTCGGCATCACGCTGCGCCAGCTGCTCGACATGAGCGGCGGCATGCGGGCCGGGCACCGGCTCAAGTTCTGGACGCCCGGCGGCTCCTCGACCCCGATGTTCACCGACGAGCACCTGGACGTACCCCTCGACTACGAGGGCGTGGGCGCCGCCGGATCGATGCTCGGCACCAAGGCGCTGCAGTGCTTCGACGAGACGACGTGCGTCGTGCGGGCCGTGACCCGCTGGACCGAGTTCTACGCCCATGAGTCCTGCGGCAAGTGCACGCCCTGCCGCGAAGGGACGTACTGGCTGGTGCAGTTGCTCCGCGACATCGAGGCGGGCAAGGGCGTCATGGCCGACCTCGACAAGCTGAACGACATCGCCGACAACATCAACGGCAAGTCGTTCTGCGCCCTCGGCGACGGCGCCGCCTCGCCGATCTTCTCCTCGCTGAAGTACTTCCGCGAGGAGTACGAGCAGCACATCACCGGCAGGGGCTGCCCCTTCGACCCGGCCAAGTCGACGCTCTGGGCCGACAAGCCCGCCCGCACCACGGAGGTGAACGCATGACAGTGACCACTAATAGCGCTCCCTCCGGGGGCGGTGAGGCGGCGGTTCCGCCCGAGGACCTCGTCTCGTTGACCATCGACGGCATCGACATCAGCGTCCCCAAGGGGACCCTGGTGATCCGGGCCGCCGAACTGCTCGGCATCGAGATCCCCCGGTTCTGCGACCACCCGCTCCTCGACCCCGCGGGCGCCTGCCGCCAGTGCATCGTCGAGGTCGAGGGCCAGCGCAAGCCGATGGCGTCCTGCACGATCACGTGCACCGACGGCATGGTCGTGAAGTCGCAGCTGACCTCGCCCGTCGCGGAGAAGTCGCAGCGCGGTGTGATGGAGCTGCTGCTCATCAACCACCCGCTGGACTGCCCGGTCTGCGACAAGGGCGGCGAGTGCCCGCTGCAGAACCAGGCGATGCAGGTCGGCGACCCGGACTCCCGCTTCGAAGGCAAGAAGCGGACGTACGAGAAGCCGGTGCCGATCTCCACGCAGGTGCTTCTCGACCGTGAGCGGTGCGTGCTCTGCGCGCGCTGCACCCGCTTCTCGAACCAGATCGCGGGCGACCCGATGATCGAGCTGATCGAGCGCGGCGCGCTCCAGCAGGTCGGCACGGGCGAGGGCGACCCCTTCGAGTCGTACTTCTCCGGGAACACCATCCAGATCTGCCCGGTCGGCGCGCTGACCTCGGCGGCGTATCGCTTCCGCTCGCGCCCCTTCGACCTGGTCTCGTCGCCCTCGGTGTGCGAGCACTGCTCCGGCGGCTGCGCGACCCGCACCGACCACCGGCGCGGCAAGGTCATGCGGCGTCTCGCGCAGGACGACCCCGAGGTCAACGAGGAGTGGATCTGCGACAAGGGGCGCTTCGGCTTCCGTTACGCGCAGAAGCCGGACCGGCTCACCACCCCCCTGGTGCGCAACGCGTCGACGGGCGAACTGGAGCCCGCGAGCTGGCCCGAGGCCCTGGACGTCGCCGCCCGTGGGCTGGCCGCCGCGCGCGGCCGCGCCGGTGTCCTGACCGGCGGCCGCCTCACCGTGGAGGACGCCTACGCGTACAGCAAGTACGCGCGCGTGGCGCTCGACACGAACGACATCGACTTCCGCGCGCGCGTGCACAGCAGTGAGGAGGCCGACTTCCTGGCGGCCCGGGTGGCGGGGCGCGGCAGGGACCTGGACGGCGCTGGCGTCACCTACGCCGCCCTGGAGAAGGCCCCCGCCGTCCTGCTCGTCGGATTCGAGGCGGAGGAGGAGGCGCCCGGCGTCTTCCTGAGGCTGCGCAAGGCCTGGCGCAAGCACGGCCAGCGCACCTTCTCCCTCGCGACGTTCGCGACCCGGGGCCTGGAGAAGGCGGGCGGCACGCTGCTGCCCGCGGCGCCCGGCACCGAGACGGAGTGGCTCGACGCGCTCGCCGCCGGGGTGAGCCTCGCGGACGACGGGGCCAAGGCCGCCGAGGCGCTGCGCGGCGAAGGAGCCGTCATCGTCGTCGGCGAGCGGCTCGCGGCCGTGCCCGGCGGGCTCACCGCCGCCGTGCGGGCCGCCTCCGCCACCGGCGCTCAGCTGGTGTGGATCCCGCGCAGGGCGGGGGAGCGGGCCGCCATCGAGGTGGGCGCGCTGCCCTCGCTGCTGCCCGGCGGGCGTCCGGCCACCGACCCGCGCGCGCGGGACGAGGTCGCGTCCGCCTGGGGCGTCGCCGAACTCCCGCACCGCTACGGCCGCGACACCGGCCAGATCGTCGAGGCCGCCGCGACCGGTGAGCTAGGCGCCCTCCTGGTGGCGGGCGTCGAGGTCGCCGACCTGCCCGACCCGACGCGCGCGCGTCAGGCGCTGCACGAGGTCGGTTTCCTGGTCTCCCTGGAGCTGCGGCCCAGCGAGGTCACCGACCACGCCGACGTGGTGCTCCCCGTGGCCGCGGTCGCGGAGAAGCCCGGCACGTTCCTCAACTGGGAGGGCCGGGCGCGGATGTTCGACGCCGCGCTCAAGCCGGACCAGATGACGCGCAGGCTGGCGCCCACCGACGCCCGCGTCCTGCACATGCTGGCCGACGCCGGTGACGTCCACCTGGGCCTCCCGGACCTGCTGACCATCCGGCGCGAGCTGGACCGGCTCGGCGCCTGGGACGGCCCGCACGCGACGGAGCCCCTGGAGACCGGCGCCCAGCCGCCGAGGCCCGCCTCCGGAGAGGCCGTTCTCGCCGGTCACCGGCTGCTGCTCGACCGGGGCCGCCTCCAGGAGGGCGACGAAGCGCTCGCGGGGACGCGGCACGCCGCCCACGCGCGCGTGTCGCCCGCCACGGCCGCCGAGGCGGGCGTCAAGGACGGCGACGTGCTCGCCGTCAGCGGCCCGGCAGGGACGAGCGAACTCCCGCTCCAGATCACGGAGATGCCCGACCGGGTGGTCTGGCTGCCGCTGAACTCCGCCGGGGGAGGCGTCACTTCGGACACCGGTGCGCACCCCGGCGACCTCGTCCGCATCGGCCCGGCGGTCCTGCCGGAGCCCTCTGAGGCCCCGGAGGTGACGTCGTGATGCACACCGTGGTGCCGCTTGCGGCGGAAGACCTGTCCATGTTCGGCCGTGACCCCTGGTGGCTGGTCGCCCTCAAGGCGGTCTTCTGCTTCGCGTTCCTGATGGTGACGGTGCTCTTCTCCATCGTGTGGGAGCGCAAGGTCGTCGCCTGGATGCAGTTGCGCATCGGCCCCAACCGGCACGGCCCCTGGGGCATGCTGCAGTCCCTCGCGGACGGCATCAAGCTGATGCTGAAGGAAGACCTGATCGTCAAGCGCGCGGACAAGGTGGTCTACATCCTCGCGCCGGTCGTCGCCGCGATCCCGGCCTTCATGGCGATCGCCGTGATCCCCTTCGGTCCCGCGGGCAACGAGATCTCGATCTTCGGCCAGCGCACCACGATGCAGCTCACCGACCTGCCGATCGCGATGCTCTACATCCTCGCGGTCGCCTCCGTCGGCATCTACGGCATCGTGCTCGCGGGCTGGAGTTCCGGATCCACGTATCCGCTGCTCGGCGGTCTGCGCTCCTGCGCGCAGATGATCTCCTACGAGATCGCGATGGGCGCGGCCTTCGCCTCCGTCTT contains:
- a CDS encoding putative quinol monooxygenase translates to MIFIAVKFTVRPEHSDSWIERTAAFTAATRAEPGNVFFEWSRSVEDPNQFVLLEAFADGDAGAAHVGSDHFKAGLETMGELIASVPQIVNTEIEGSGWSAMAELSPKND
- a CDS encoding GNAT family N-acetyltransferase — encoded protein: MSDQTATLPAVHLRVPTHEDAFAWHRLFDDPEVMEFFGGTSAELSMYEELTARQRRHDAELGYCLWTLLDADGEPIGFTGAQPWPRDWGPTGEIEIGWRLARPAWGKGYATAAAVATVERLRAVGVPSVVAMIRSGNERSIAVTRRLGMELAETFTTPWAPGDPEPRRVAHCFRLAL
- a CDS encoding IclR family transcriptional regulator; amino-acid sequence: MTQEHGGPASVDRALDLLEAVARAPEPVGAKALAGELGCALSTVYHLLAPLTARGHVARTPDGFALGPRVPALYRSFQRHAGVDAGTRKLLLGVRRTAGAHAYLSARRGGRIAVVDSTTAVLADGGDPFEVGVDQGAHATAHGKVLLASLGRAARRRYLDEHGLPRLTEHTITSPDRFEAELRRVRAAGVAVSVGETDPAYTCVAVPLGDGVRALSVSLPTAEFRGRRRELTGVLTRAARRGIPAASE
- a CDS encoding NADH-quinone oxidoreductase subunit D codes for the protein MSATQGTSPASARETTEGTVYTVTGGDWDEVVQSAAKTDDERIIVNMGPQHPSTHGVLRLILEIDGETVTEARCGIGYLHTGIEKNLEYRTWTQGTTFVTRMDYLTPFFNETAYCLGVEKLLGIEDQIPDRASIIRVLLMELNRLSSHLVCIATGGMELGATTIMIYGFRDRELILDIYELITGLRMNHAYIRPGGLAQDLPPGAVDQVREFVKKMKKNLPEYDKLATGNPIFKARMQDVGYLDLSGCMALGATGPVLRSAGLPHDLRKTDPYCGYETYDFDVPTADTCDSYGRFLIRLEEMRQSLRIVEQCLDRLAPGPVMVEDKKIAWPAQLALGPDGLGNSLDHIKKIMGTSMEALIHHFKLVTEGFRVPPGQAYTAVESPKGELGVHVVSDGGTRPYRVHFRDPSFTNLQAMAAMCEGGQVADVIVAVASIDPVMGGVDR
- the nuoE gene encoding NADH-quinone oxidoreductase subunit NuoE; amino-acid sequence: MTTTPSEQGAGVSLGMPQLPAPDYPADVRARLDADAKEVIARYPDSRSALLPLLHLVQSEEGHVTRTGMRFCAEALGLTTAEVTAVATFYTMYRRKPSGDYQVGVCTNTLCAVMGGDAIFDELKQHLGVGNDETTEDGKITLEHIECNAACDFAPVVMVNWEFFDNQTPDSAKRLVDDLRAGVPVEPTRGASICTYKETARILAGFPDERPGAVEASGGAGPASLIGLRLAKGELPQPRVVHPRAGGPADEAPAEHLSSHDAPQQTSASDPAHPAGPTAEEGE
- a CDS encoding NADH-quinone oxidoreductase subunit C, which translates into the protein MSDAHGSHDEHLNGNGVPAPRDEAGRVIGVRKGMFGADSGGDTSGYGGLVRTITLPGASSRPYGGWFDEVADELEGALEEQGLVPENAIEKTVVDRGELTFHIAREHLLRVAQTLRDDPALRFELCTGVSGVHFEGDKGRELHAVYHLRSLTHGRLIRVEVSAPDADPHVPSLVTVYPTNDWHERETYDFFGLIFDGHPALTRIMMPDDWQGFPQRKDYPLGGIPVEYKGAQIPAPDQRRSYS
- a CDS encoding NADH-quinone oxidoreductase subunit A, which produces MNAYAPILVLGALGAGFAIFSVVMATLIGPKRYNRAKLEAYECGIEPTPTPAGGGRFPIKYYLTAMLFIVFDIEIVFLYPWAVTFDALGIFGLVEMLLFVLTVFVAYAYVWRRGGLEWD
- a CDS encoding C40 family peptidase; this translates as MSHTAHIPSHRKPRRSATKVALRAGVAGGVLSTLAVAAAAGTANAAEPVTETIEMPTLTADLSAQIAHSADVTQQAADSYESRAEQDAAASKAAKQAKEDQAQAEKKAEAKRKAEAAAKKKAEQERASRSAERTNLTTQSGGGSSASSSDSVAPPASGSVGSVISFLKSQLGDAYVMGASGPNAWDCSSLVQAAFKQAGVDLPRVSQDQSTMGTEVGTSNLQVGDILYWGGKGSAYHVGVYIGNGQYLDAANPSKGVVIQDLSGYPASGAVRVL
- a CDS encoding geranylgeranyl reductase family protein, whose product is MTEPLSEHSADVIVVGAGPAGSTTAYYLAKAGLDVLLLEKTAFPREKVCGDGLTPRATKQLVSMGIDISEEAGWLRNKGLRIIGGGMRLQLDWPDLASYPDYGLVRKRDDFDEQLARQAQKAGARLHERCNVGEPIIDDRTGRVTGVHAKLGEEKTPVTFHAPLVVAADGNSSRISLAMGLHRREDRPMGVAVRTYFTSPRHDDDYLESWLELWDRRGPGEDRLLPGYGWIFGMGDGTSNVGLGILNSSKAFRELDWREVLKAWCASMPEDWGYTPENMTMPIRGAALPMAFNRQPHYTKGLLLVGDAGGLVNPFNGEGIAYAMESGQIAADVIVQAHARATPAQRELALLNYPQTLKDVYGGYYTLGRAFVKLIGNPKVMKIATQRGLTHPVLMKFTLKMLANLTDPTGGDAMDRIINGLSKVAPKA
- a CDS encoding NuoB/complex I 20 kDa subunit family protein, whose amino-acid sequence is MGLEEKLPSGFLLTTVEQAAGWVRKSSVFPATFGLACCAIEMMTTGAGRYDLARFGMEVFRGSPRQADLMIVAGRVSQKMAPVLRQVYDQMPNPKWVISMGVCASSGGMFNNYAIVQGVDHVVPVDIYLPGCPPRPEMLMDAILKLHQKIQGSKLGVNAEEAAREAEEAALKALPTIEMKGLLR